GTTATTAAATGATCGTATCAAAGCTTTTTCTGAATTAGGAAAGTTTCTTAGCCAATTCAAATCCACTGGTTATGAGAAGGTTAATGCCATTCATCATAATGATGATTTTTTTGATAAAATGCTTCATAAAATTACTACTGCCGTACATCATAATGGGTGGTTTACAGAAGAAAATGTACTTTTTTCTCTAGAACAATGGAGTAATGCTCTTACAGAGAATAGTTTAAAAGATTGGCTATCTCCTTATGCATTAGAAAAAATAGAACCAAAAACAGTCGGTATTGTTATGGCAGGGAATATACCATTAGTAGGTTTTCATGATTTTCTTTCTGTATTAATTTCTGGGCATCATGTTTTGGTAAAACAATCTTCTAATGATAACCAGTTGTTACCTTTTTTGGCTTCGTATCTAATAGCAATAGAACATCGATTTGAGGCATCTATTAAATTTACTTCAGAAAAATTTAAAAATTTTGATGCAGTAATTGCTACCGGAAGCGATAATACTTCTCGGTATTTTGAATATTACTTTGGTAAAGTACCCAACATCATACGCAAAAACAGAAATTCTGTTGCCATTTTAACGGGAAATGAAACCAAAGAACAACTCGAGGTACTAGGCAAAGATATTTTTAGATATTATGGATTGGGATGTAGAAGTGTTTCAAAATTAATGGTCCCAAAAGAGTATAATTTTGATTCTTTTTTTAAAGCCATTTATCCATATCATGATG
This region of Aquimarina spinulae genomic DNA includes:
- a CDS encoding acyl-CoA reductase, which encodes MLLNDRIKAFSELGKFLSQFKSTGYEKVNAIHHNDDFFDKMLHKITTAVHHNGWFTEENVLFSLEQWSNALTENSLKDWLSPYALEKIEPKTVGIVMAGNIPLVGFHDFLSVLISGHHVLVKQSSNDNQLLPFLASYLIAIEHRFEASIKFTSEKFKNFDAVIATGSDNTSRYFEYYFGKVPNIIRKNRNSVAILTGNETKEQLEVLGKDIFRYYGLGCRSVSKLMVPKEYNFDSFFKAIYPYHDVVNSAKYANNYDYNKAVYLMSNYKLFENGFLMLKEDEGYASPIATLFYETYDSKDQLNKKIKSDSEKIQCVVGLDFSPECIEFGETQSPQLSDYADGIDIIEFLTKIN